Proteins from a genomic interval of Arachis hypogaea cultivar Tifrunner chromosome 10, arahy.Tifrunner.gnm2.J5K5, whole genome shotgun sequence:
- the LOC112714990 gene encoding coniferyl alcohol acyltransferase-like, translating to MDSAAGEFNVSVTNEEVVAAVLPTQEHWLPLSNLDLLLPPVDVGVFFCYKNNNTMVMNSFASMVGCLKKSLSQALVSYYAFAGEVVANTAGEPELLCNNRGVDFVEAVADIELQCLNLFNPDVSIEGKLVPKKKRGVFVVQATSLKCGGIVVGCTFDHRIADAYSANMFLVSWANMAQPTRPKPKQPCFRRSLLSPRRPGFIHPSLHSMYIPISKLPPPAATTTPLLSRIYYVTAKQLQHMQSLATDNGATKRTKLESFSAFLWKMVARAASTDIKGKKVVAKMGIVVDGRKRLADSGGSSCDGEKGKKSLMNSYFGNVLSIPFGQKLVEELVEKPLWWVANVVHEFLEVAVTEEHFLGLIDWVEAHRPVPGLAKIYCHGAEEGPAFVISSGQRFPEEKVDFGWGKAVFGSYHFPWGGNAGYVMPMPSPLVNGDWVVYMHLVKEQLHTIESEASHFFMPLTWEYLNQ from the exons atGGATAGTGCTGCTGGAGAGTTCAACGTGAGTGTGACCAATGAAGAGGTGGTAGCAGCGGTTCTACCAACTCAAGAACACTGGCTACCACTCTCTAACCTCGATCTACTCCTTCCTCCGGTAGACGTTGGAGTCTTCTTCTGCTACAAGAACAACAACACAATGGTGATGAATAGCTTTGCATCCATGGTGGGGTGTTTGAAGAAATCGCTCTCTCAAGCTCTTGTGTCTTACTATGCATTTGCCGGCGAAGTGGTGGCCAACACGGCGGGTGAACCCGAGTTGCTATGCAACAACCGTGGAGTTGATTTTGTTGAAGCTGTCGCAGACATTGAGCTTCAGTGTCTCAACTTGTTCAATCCTGATGTCTCCATTGAAGGGAAGCTTGTTCCCAAGAAGAAGCGTGGCGTGTTTGTGGTCCAG GCAACATCACTCAAGTGTGGTGGGATAGTAGTGGGATGCACATTTGATCATCGAATAGCGGATGCATATTCAGCAAACATGTTCCTTGTATCATGGGCCAACATGGCCCAACCCACCAGGCCCAAGCCCAAACAACCTTGCTTCCGTCGCTCCCTTCTCAGTCCCCGCCGCCCAGGATTCATCCACCCCTCCCTCCACAGCATGTACATCCCCATCTCCAAGCTCCCACCACCAGCTGCCACCACCACCCCTCTCCTTAGTCGCATTTACTATGTCACAGCAAAGCAGCTCCAACACATGCAGTCACTCGCCACCGACAATGGCGCCACCAAGCGCACAAAACTCGAGTCATTCTCCGCGTTCTTGTGGAAGATGGTTGCTCGTGCAGCTTCAACAGACATCAAAGGCAAAAAG GTTGTTGCCAAAATGGGCATAGTGGTGGATGGAAGGAAGAGGCTAGCCGATAGTGGTGGTAGCAGTTGTGatggagaaaaaggaaaaaaatcattgatgaattcttattttGGAAATGTGCTTTCCATACCCTTTGGTCAAAAACTGGTGGAGGAGCTGGTGGAGAAACCATTATGGTGGGTTGCAAATGTGGTTCATGAGTTTTTGGAGGTGGCAGTAACAGAGGAGCACTTTCTAGGGCTTATTGACTGGGTGGAAGCACACCGGCCGGTTCCTGGGTTGGCGAAGATCTATTGCCATGGCGCCGAGGAGGGGCCGGCTTTCGTTATATCGTCTGGACAAAGGTTCCCGGAGGAgaaggtggattttgggtggggGAAGGCTGTGTTTGGTTCTTATCATTTTCCTTGGGGTGGAAATGCTGGCTATGTGATGCCAATGCCAAGCCCTCTTGTGAATGGTGATTGGGTTGTTTACATGCACCTTGTGAAGGAACAATTACACACCATTGAGTCTGAGGCTTCTcatttctttatgcctttaactTGGGAGTACCTTAACCAATGA